From the genome of Bacteroides sp. MSB163, one region includes:
- a CDS encoding tyrosine-type recombinase/integrase yields the protein MTKKSIREIAMAWREDKRPYVKQSTFAAYMLILENHLLPYFGESDALSEKAVQDFVLQKLNGGMSVKSVKDILIVLKMVMKFGVKHEWMNYSEWDIKYPTTEKNKELEVLTVAHHKKILDYIRQNFTFRNLGIYISLSTGLRIGEVCALRWSDIDVDSGTISVQRTIERIYIIEGEMKHTELVINTPKTKNSCREIPMSKELLALVKPLKKVVNADYYILTNEPLPTEPRTYRNYYKRLMEHLGIPKLKFHGLRHSFATRCIESNCDYKTVSVLLGHSNISTTLNLYVHPNMEQKKRCIAKMFKSLGK from the coding sequence ATGACAAAGAAATCAATTAGAGAAATTGCGATGGCTTGGCGAGAAGACAAGCGTCCGTATGTGAAGCAATCAACATTTGCAGCTTATATGTTGATTCTGGAAAACCATCTTTTACCATATTTTGGTGAAAGTGATGCGTTAAGCGAGAAAGCGGTACAAGATTTTGTACTACAAAAACTCAATGGTGGTATGAGTGTAAAATCGGTAAAGGACATTCTTATTGTGCTCAAAATGGTGATGAAGTTCGGAGTAAAACACGAATGGATGAATTATTCAGAATGGGACATAAAATATCCTACAACAGAAAAGAACAAGGAGCTGGAGGTGTTGACTGTAGCCCATCACAAGAAAATATTGGACTACATTCGTCAAAATTTCACATTCCGTAATTTAGGCATCTATATAAGCCTAAGCACCGGACTTCGTATTGGTGAAGTTTGTGCTTTACGCTGGAGTGACATTGATGTCGATAGCGGAACTATCAGCGTTCAGCGTACCATAGAGCGTATTTATATTATCGAAGGTGAAATGAAACATACTGAGCTGGTTATCAATACGCCTAAAACAAAGAACTCCTGCCGTGAAATTCCTATGAGCAAGGAGTTGCTTGCATTGGTGAAACCACTGAAAAAAGTGGTAAATGCGGATTACTACATACTCACCAATGAACCATTGCCCACAGAACCACGAACATATCGCAATTATTACAAACGGTTGATGGAGCACCTTGGTATCCCCAAATTGAAATTTCATGGGCTTAGGCATAGCTTTGCGACTCGCTGTATAGAAAGCAATTGTGACTATAAAACAGTCAGTGTATTGCTGGGACACTCAAATATCAGTACCACGCTCAATCTTTATGTCCATCCAAATATGGAACAAAAGAAACGTTGTATCGCCAAGATGTTCAAGTCGCTTGGCAAATAG
- a CDS encoding relaxase, producing MIAKAKAISHGINDLRYITGESQHKKHPEKIYRVVDNLLPSQPDAMGIWNSMQLTLSQYRPIKNSVIRIELSPSLEHTQFYDIEDWQTLWQEFAEEFDRQVITGKNGKVRSCPTNLAGSKYSVWLHTESKGEVPHLHAAICRLDEDGNINNDHNIHLRAQRAAERVAKKRGWTTAAQIRNWNIPQVNRDCMEVLKAMPSWSWDEYKSALIRKGYTVHEREDKKGILRGYALVHGNTKYKASELGVGRNLMVSKLPATWEKLYHQPAIAIRNNTPLEVQQIAEHKAAPIDYTQYRPDHSDMIPYTLTHKDKEHKFYIPEKVLDCFNDEFNYRFVSNSHELADMAVAIFVGLLDTPNVATGGGGGGSQSELPWRDKDEDDLQWARRCARAASRSLGKKTKIGLKR from the coding sequence ATGATTGCAAAAGCCAAAGCAATATCGCACGGAATAAACGACCTCCGTTATATTACCGGAGAATCACAGCACAAGAAACATCCGGAGAAAATCTATCGAGTAGTGGACAATCTGTTACCCTCTCAACCAGACGCTATGGGGATATGGAACTCCATGCAGTTGACCTTATCCCAATATCGGCCTATAAAGAATTCCGTAATCAGAATCGAGTTGAGCCCATCGCTCGAACATACCCAATTCTATGACATTGAAGATTGGCAAACACTTTGGCAGGAATTCGCCGAGGAGTTCGACAGACAAGTGATTACTGGCAAGAACGGAAAAGTCCGTTCCTGTCCGACCAATTTGGCGGGCAGCAAATACTCAGTTTGGTTGCATACGGAATCCAAAGGCGAAGTCCCTCACCTCCATGCTGCGATTTGCCGTTTGGATGAAGATGGCAATATCAACAACGACCATAACATTCATCTTCGTGCACAACGTGCAGCCGAGCGAGTGGCAAAGAAACGAGGCTGGACAACTGCAGCGCAAATCCGAAATTGGAACATTCCACAAGTGAACCGGGACTGTATGGAGGTGTTGAAAGCAATGCCATCATGGTCATGGGATGAATACAAGAGTGCTCTTATACGGAAAGGTTATACCGTCCATGAAAGAGAGGACAAGAAGGGTATTCTTCGTGGATATGCACTCGTGCATGGGAATACCAAATACAAGGCTTCCGAATTGGGAGTCGGCAGGAACCTAATGGTCTCGAAACTTCCTGCGACATGGGAGAAACTGTACCATCAGCCAGCAATTGCCATTAGAAACAATACACCCTTAGAGGTTCAACAAATAGCAGAACATAAGGCTGCACCTATTGACTACACCCAATATCGCCCAGACCATTCGGATATGATTCCCTACACCCTTACCCATAAAGATAAGGAACACAAGTTCTATATTCCGGAAAAAGTGCTTGACTGTTTCAACGACGAATTTAATTACAGGTTCGTTTCCAACTCGCATGAACTGGCTGATATGGCCGTGGCTATTTTTGTCGGACTGCTTGATACGCCGAATGTAGCAACCGGCGGAGGTGGCGGAGGTTCGCAAAGCGAGCTTCCATGGAGAGATAAAGACGAAGACGATTTGCAATGGGCTCGCAGATGCGCTCGTGCTGCCAGTCGTTCGTTAGGAAAGAAAACGAAAATAGGATTAAAACGATAA
- a CDS encoding plasmid mobilization protein: MKENIENSSSSSDETRSVFIRAKVTPSQKEHIKSLAEQCGMTVSDYILSRAYNFKPKARLTRKEAALLQNLDDCRSDLVKYTSALHGMSTKQRMIMFNQIPFMVGWLKELGNVAESVCQFLNAAKEKNNIPSNPKSKEE, encoded by the coding sequence ATGAAAGAAAATATTGAAAATTCATCCAGTTCCTCTGACGAGACAAGAAGCGTCTTTATCAGAGCTAAAGTCACTCCCAGCCAGAAAGAACATATAAAATCACTGGCCGAACAATGCGGCATGACCGTAAGTGACTACATATTATCACGCGCGTATAACTTCAAACCCAAAGCAAGACTCACGAGAAAAGAAGCTGCTCTGTTGCAGAATCTGGACGATTGTCGGTCAGACCTCGTAAAATATACATCTGCACTTCATGGAATGTCCACAAAGCAACGCATGATAATGTTCAATCAGATTCCGTTCATGGTCGGTTGGCTTAAGGAGCTTGGCAATGTAGCCGAAAGTGTCTGCCAGTTCTTGAATGCTGCAAAAGAGAAGAACAACATTCCGTCTAACCCTAAATCCAAAGAAGAATGA
- a CDS encoding AAA family ATPase, giving the protein MEKTNNNIPTAEELAIYIKEATVSVTNTYEQSPVVLMVDNSIIGTLGNFSASIGKAKSKKTFNVSAIAASALANGTVLHYRSSFPENKRTILYIDTEQGEPHCQKVLQRILCLAGLPKDADSDNLIMLGLRKYSPEMRLAIVEQAIGTIPNLGLVIIDGIRDFMYDINSPNEATNIISKFMQWTDDRQIHIHTVLHQNKNDEHARGHIGTELNNKAETIMQIKVDKEDKTVSVVEAVHIRDREFEPFAFRINEEAIPELVESYLLKEKKIGRPTKEPFEPYKEIPENVHQAALDAAFANGNISNYNDYLERLKIGYGLQDVNLGHNKAVKVATFLRNKRMVIKVGKEYQINPEYHY; this is encoded by the coding sequence ATGGAGAAGACGAACAATAACATTCCGACAGCCGAGGAACTGGCTATTTACATAAAGGAGGCTACCGTGAGCGTAACCAACACATATGAACAGTCGCCTGTGGTGTTGATGGTGGATAACTCCATTATCGGAACATTGGGCAACTTCAGTGCATCCATCGGTAAAGCCAAAAGCAAGAAGACTTTCAATGTTTCAGCCATTGCCGCTTCCGCATTGGCCAATGGCACAGTACTCCATTACCGTTCATCGTTCCCGGAAAATAAACGGACGATATTGTATATCGACACCGAACAAGGAGAGCCTCATTGCCAAAAGGTGCTACAACGCATTCTATGTTTGGCCGGATTACCAAAGGATGCCGATTCTGACAATCTGATTATGTTAGGTCTGCGCAAATATTCTCCCGAAATGAGGCTTGCAATAGTCGAACAGGCCATTGGCACAATTCCGAATTTGGGTCTGGTCATTATAGATGGCATCAGGGATTTTATGTATGACATCAATTCTCCGAATGAAGCCACCAATATAATCTCCAAATTCATGCAGTGGACGGATGACAGGCAAATCCATATTCATACCGTCTTGCATCAGAACAAGAATGATGAACATGCCCGTGGTCACATCGGCACGGAACTCAACAACAAAGCGGAAACCATCATGCAGATCAAAGTGGATAAAGAGGACAAGACTGTAAGCGTGGTCGAAGCCGTCCATATCCGTGACCGTGAGTTTGAGCCTTTCGCTTTCCGCATAAACGAGGAAGCCATACCCGAACTGGTAGAGTCCTATCTGCTCAAAGAGAAAAAGATCGGACGACCAACCAAAGAGCCGTTTGAACCGTACAAGGAAATCCCTGAGAATGTACATCAGGCTGCGTTGGATGCCGCCTTCGCAAACGGCAACATCAGCAACTACAATGACTATCTGGAACGACTGAAAATAGGGTATGGATTGCAAGACGTAAATCTCGGTCACAACAAAGCGGTCAAGGTCGCTACTTTTCTCAGAAACAAACGCATGGTAATAAAAGTGGGGAAAGAGTATCAAATCAACCCCGAATACCATTACTAA
- a CDS encoding helix-turn-helix domain-containing protein: MSKNQFTFNDLPEVLGELCDRIASMESLLTEKLSKQNEVKENTHVPMTVQEACAYLKMPLSTFYYKVKKDDIPVIKQGKHLYIYRDELDKWLESSRKTVIPQSFEEENDALLASHRRKPNNKNW; this comes from the coding sequence ATGTCTAAGAATCAATTCACATTCAATGACCTTCCCGAAGTGCTGGGAGAGTTATGCGACCGAATTGCAAGTATGGAAAGTCTGCTGACAGAGAAACTTTCCAAGCAGAACGAGGTCAAGGAGAACACGCACGTCCCCATGACCGTGCAGGAGGCTTGCGCCTATCTCAAAATGCCGCTATCGACCTTTTATTACAAAGTTAAAAAGGACGATATTCCGGTTATAAAACAAGGCAAGCACCTCTACATCTATCGTGATGAGCTGGATAAATGGTTGGAGTCGTCCCGTAAGACCGTTATTCCGCAAAGTTTCGAGGAAGAGAATGATGCGCTGCTCGCTTCCCATCGTCGTAAACCAAACAATAAAAATTGGTAA